In Hymenobacter volaticus, the genomic window TCACGAAAGGCAAAAACGAAATCTACCCCATCCCGCAAGCCCAAATTGACCTCAGCGGCGGACAACTCACGCAGAACCCCGGATACTAAGCGGCGAGGGGCACCTCGTCCCCTAGCCTCCTCTCCTCGGGGAGAGGGGGAACTAGCTTTTTAGCTCTAAAAATTTAACTGCCAACATTCCCCTAAAACTAGAGCTGGCTAAACTAGCAGTTAGTTCCCCCTCTCCCGAGGAGAGGGGGCTAGGGGTGAGGTCAACCGGATGCTATGACTACCAAACTCCTTGTACTGCTGTGCCTGCTACTGCCAGGCTTGCTCCACGCGCAGCAAAAACCCGCACCTAAAAAAGCAGCTACCACCAAGTTCGACCCGCGGCAGCGGCCCCGCAATCTAACCGACGAGCAACTCCTCGACCAAGTGCAGCGGCAAACGTTTCGCTACTTCTGGGACTTCGGGCACCCCGTATCAGGTATGGCGCGCGAGCGGAGCAACGTGGCCTACGAGTATGGCAACGAGGTAGTAACGACGGGCGGTACGGGCTTCGGCATTATGGCCATCATCGTGGCCGCCGACCGCAAGTGGATTACGCGGGAGCATGCCGCTACGCGCATCCTGAAAATCGTGAAGTTTCTGGAAAAGGCGGATTCGTTTCACGGGGTGTTTTCACACTGGCTGAACGGGGAAACTGGCAAGGTCATCCGGTTCAGCCAGAAGGACGATGGGGGAGACTTGGTGGAGACATCGTTTCTATTTGAAGGCCTGATTTGTGCCCGCCAATACTTCACGCAGGAAACCAAAACCGAGCAGGAATTGCGCAACCATATTCTGTGGATGTGGGAGGGGGTGGAGTGGAACTGGCACACGCAAGGCGGCCAAAACGTGCTCTACTGGCACTGGAGCCCCAACAACGGCTGGAGCATGAACCACCAGATTCATGGCTGGAACGAGTGCCTGATTACCTACGTGCTGGCCGCGTCCTCGCCCAAATACGCCATCGACAAAAAGGTGTACGACCAGGGCTGGGCTACTGGTGACTACTTCCGCAACGGCAAGGAGTTCTACAAAACCAAGCTGCCCTTGGGCTTCGACTACGGCGGCCCGCTGTTCTTCTCGCACTACACTTTCCTCGGCCTCGACCCCCGCGGCCTAAAAGACCAGTACGCCGACTACATGCAGCAAAACCAGGCGCACACCCGCATCAATTACGCCTACTGCGTCGACAACCCCAAGAAGTACAAAGGCTACGGCCCCAACAGTTGGGGCCTTACCGCCTCCGACAGCTACAAAGGCTACGCCGCCCACTCGCCCTCCGAAGACCTCGGCGTGATTTCGCCCACCGCGGCCCTCTCAGCTATGCCCTACGCACCTGCCGAGTCGATGGCCGCCCTCAAGCACTTCTACAACGACCTCGGCGACAAAATTTGGAGTGATTACGGTTTCGTCGATGGCTTCAGTGAGCACCACAATTGGTACGCCAAGTCGCACCTCGCCATCGACCAGGGGCCCATCGTGGGCATGATAGAAAACCACCGCACTGGTCTGCTCTGGAAGCTGTTCATGAGCAGCCCCGACGTGCAGCGCGGCCTCACCAAGCTCGGTTTTGAAAGCCCGCAGATCAAGAAATAACTCTCTCAGGAACGCTTCTGAAATAATAAATAGCGAAAGACCGTCCTATCCGGCATCCGCTTGTCGAAGCGTCGCGCCGGGGTGATAATCGTTACTCCCGCGTCAGCATGCCAAGTGTTTCAGCTCCGCTCAGGGTGCGTCCTTTTAATTAGCCGTTCAATTTATGCTCAGAATACTGCTTCTGTTCTTCGCGGCGACGCTGAGCTTAACTGTTCAGGCTCAACCCACTTCCAGTCCTGGCCAGCGTACGTATTGCAACCCGCTGAACGTAGACTACGGCTATACGCCCATTCCAAACTTCGCTGAAGCAGGTAAACACCGCGCCACTGCCGACCCGGTTATTACGCTCTACAAGGGCGAATACT contains:
- a CDS encoding glucoamylase family protein, which translates into the protein MTTKLLVLLCLLLPGLLHAQQKPAPKKAATTKFDPRQRPRNLTDEQLLDQVQRQTFRYFWDFGHPVSGMARERSNVAYEYGNEVVTTGGTGFGIMAIIVAADRKWITREHAATRILKIVKFLEKADSFHGVFSHWLNGETGKVIRFSQKDDGGDLVETSFLFEGLICARQYFTQETKTEQELRNHILWMWEGVEWNWHTQGGQNVLYWHWSPNNGWSMNHQIHGWNECLITYVLAASSPKYAIDKKVYDQGWATGDYFRNGKEFYKTKLPLGFDYGGPLFFSHYTFLGLDPRGLKDQYADYMQQNQAHTRINYAYCVDNPKKYKGYGPNSWGLTASDSYKGYAAHSPSEDLGVISPTAALSAMPYAPAESMAALKHFYNDLGDKIWSDYGFVDGFSEHHNWYAKSHLAIDQGPIVGMIENHRTGLLWKLFMSSPDVQRGLTKLGFESPQIKK